AGCTCCCGTATCGTCTCATAGGTGAGCTCCTTCCGCCGGTGGGGCTGGTTGTAAATGATTTCGAGTGCGGCGATCTCGTCCTTGTTGTCCTCGATAAATTCGCGGAACCGATCGACGGTCTGCTCGGCGTTCATCGACTTCTCGGGTTCAGCCTCGAACTCGATGACCTCGTCCGCTGTCGGGTCGATGTACTGGATGTTCTGCTTCTTTATTTCCGTGAGCGTCTCTCGGAATCCGCTGTCGTCGAAGTGTTGCTTTGCTTGCTCGACCAGTTCACCACGCGCTTCCTCGATCTGTTCATCGCTCGGGTCGTCGGTGTCGAATTGCTCCCGTGCCGACTCAAGCTGAGCGTCCCGATTCGTCGCGGTGAGCAGGTCGTTGATCATCGTGTTTAGCGAAGCGTCCCCTCGCTGCTCGAGTACCCGGCGCTGTTCGTCCTCGAGCACTTTATCCATCCGCGACAGCCGTTCGGCCAGGGTTGAAAGGGTGTCGTCGTCTGGGTCGGGGTTGAGCGAAACTTCTTCGAGGACGTCCTCGAACGATGCGCTTGGTTCCCGGTCGAGTGGCTCGGAGTCGGTCTTGTCGGTCTCGGTCACGCCAACGGCGTCGACGAGGACGAACCGCGTTTTGTGTTCTGCGTCGGGGGTTACCTGCTGGAGGTCGTTACTATCGATCGTCCGCGTGCCTCGCCCTTTCATCTGCTCGAAGTAGGTGCGGGATTTCACGTCGCGGAGGAAGATGAGACACTCGAGGGGTTTGATGTCCGTTCCCGTCGATATCATGTCCACTGAGACGGCGATCCGTGGGTTGTAGGAGTTTCGAAACTCCGAAATCAGATTTTCCGGGTCGGCCATCGACTTGTAGGTAATCTTCTTGCAGAAGTCGTTCCCCTTTCCGAACACCTCTCGAGAGATTCGAACGATATCGTCGGCGTGGGAGTCGTTCTTCGCGAATACGAGCGTCTTTGGAACCGCCTGGTCCCGACCAGGGAACATACTGGTCAGATTATCTCGGAAGGACTCCATCACGGTCCGGATTTGGTCCGGTTTTACCACGTCCCGGTCGAGTTGAGTCGGGCGGTACTCCATCGTGTCGTCGAGCTGCTCCCACATCTCTTCGCGCGTCAGTGTGTCCCGTTTCCCGACGGTGTAGCCGGCCTCGAGAGTGTCCCCTTCTTCTGTTGCTCGTGTTCGGATGCTGTAGACGTCGTACCCGACGTTCACACGGTCTGCAACAGCGCGTGCCTGTGAATACTCAGTGACTAGATTTTGATTGAAAAATCCTAATGTGTGTTTGGCAGGCGTCGCGGTGAGTCCAATGAGGAATGCGTCGAAGTAGTCGAGCACCTGCCGCCATTTGTTGTAGATCGACCGGTGACACTCGTCGATGATGATGAAGTCGAACTCTGTGATGGGGACGTCTGGGTTGTACTCGACCTCCCTTTGTTCTTCATCGTCGTCTTCTTCCTCGAACTGAGATCTCTCCCCTTGTTCCTCTTCGACTTCTTCGCCTTGGAGTATCGAATACATCCGTTGGATGGTCGAGATGCATACCTTGCTGGCAGGGTCGATGTGCCCGGTTTGGAACCGTTGGACGTTGTATTCCTCAGTAAACTTCCTGCCTGCTGGGGTATCGAACTGCTGGAACTCGGTGTCTGCGTTCTTCCCGAGGTTTTTGCGGTCTACGAGGAATAGGATCCGCTTGGCATTCGCGTGCTTGATCAGCCGATAGCACTCCTCTACAGCCATGTACGTTTTCCCGCTCCCGGTTGCCATCTGAATGAGTGAGCGAGGTCGCCCTCCAGCGAGCGATTTCTCTAACTCTTGAATCGCCTCGAACTGTGCGTCTCTCAGATTTCCCTGCTCGAGTTTTGGTAACCGTCTTAGTTGGTTGCGCAGCGTGTCTTCGCGGTTCAACAACTCGCGAAGTTCCTCTGGTTTGTGGAACCAGAATAGTTCCCTCGACCTGGACTCTACATCTCGAAGATCTCGGAAGTATGTCTCGACACTTGTGCTTTCGTAAACGAACGGAAGGGGCGATTCGACTGGGTTCAGCCTCTCCGGAAAGCTTTCCGCGTAACGCTTCGACTGTTCTTCGACGCCGGAAAGCGTCGTCCCTTTAGGTTTTGCCTCGATGACCCCGACGGCTTGGCGGTCGAGAAACAACATGTAATCGGCAGCATCAATCCCGATTTGATATTCCCGAATGGCAACGTGGCCGTTGTTAGCGCCGAGGTTGTGATCTCCGTAGTCCTGTATCTCCCAGCCTGCGGACTCCAACATCTTGTCGATCTCAGCCCTCGACTCCTCCTCCGGCAACATATAGGAGAAGAAAAGAGTCAGATTGTTAAAAGCCTATTCGTTAACACGAAGTTAATCTTCAAGGTGCATAACTCATTCCCAATGGTCATATACTATCTCGAGTTCTGCTCTTTGCTCGGAGCGCCGGACGAATCTGGATGAATTCGTATAACACTGCCAAGGCACGGCCAGGTATAAAATCCGAGAGCTGGCCAGACCATCTATATTCAGTATCAATGAATCTTCTGCTCGGAGGACAACTCTCATGCTTAAACAAATTGATCTTAAGTTTTCTATCCAAGAAAGGAAGGTATGGCATTTGCGGTAGTTGTTTAGTAGAAGAGACTTATCTTGTCCAAATGAAACAGGCTGATACAGTACAGAAAGTGTAATCGATAGTGTTGCTACTAGCCCTGCGTAACGACACGCCTCAGAACCTGGAGGCGACCACACGACAACATGAAAAGCAGTCCCCTACAATCGTCTCTACTCCCAAAGATGAAGGGGATCGAAACAGATGTTTCCCCGGTATCATCCGATCTGGGGCTCCAGAGGTGCCCGTAATCCCCGTCATTCCATTTTGTGTCGTCGACGTCGAACTCCCCCAATTTTGGAGCCGTCGCTCTCGTCGATCATATACTAATGACGGGGATGGATCTCAAATGGATACTAATGGCTGAGTATCGTAATCAACTATAGATACCGTTCGTTCCGCCGCCGTGCCTTCTCCCGTAGCTCTCGATTGAACGCATCACCATCCCGTCCCTCGTGGCGCCGCCGGTGACAGTTCGGACACAACGCAATCACATTCTCTGGATCATCTGGCCCACCATCGCTCAATCGAGTCAGATGATGGACCTCGAGAAACGGCTTACCACTCGTAGAGACAAACGGCGCATCTTCCCCACAACCCTGACAAACACCATCAGCCGTCCGAAGCGCAAACTCTCGAACGTACTCCGAGCGTGGGTACGAACGACTACCACCAGACCCACCCGAACCCCCACTTCCCGAGGGAGAACTCTGCTTTGCCTTTGCAAAGAGCTCCGAATCAGACAGCGACCGAGGCGTACCCCCCTCAATCTCTATCTCTGTTCCCCCAACAGGAGCTAACTCAAACCGGAACGCATCGCGTGGGTTGTCGTGTTCATCAGGAAGCGTATCAATCCTGTGGGTGACGTATTCGTACTCGCCGAGATAGGTGACGATCCACGGCATATCGGTATTCTCGAACAGGTGGATCGATTCACCGTTCTCCCGGTGATCGCGGAGAGCCTTGTTCCCATCGTCCATCGTCATATCGCCTTCCGTGCCCTCACCAGTGTAGAGAAATCGATCGCCCTCGAGGAACATATCCTCATACCCGTAGGTGCGACCAGCATCGCCAGTGAAGATGAAAATGAGTGGCAGCTCGCTCGGGGTTGCAATACCCTTGTATCGCTCCCCTTTGAGGACGTCGTGGATAAACCAGCGACTGTACCGCTCGCCAACCTCAAAGTTGCCTCCCTCAATCGGGATCGAGTATACGCCATCTTCCTTTGTAACCAACTCGAGTGACTCGAGCCAATCTAAGTGCTTTGTGACGACCCCCTTCGGTAGCTTGTGGTCGGGGTACGCCCGTCGGAGTTGGTGTTGGATCTCCTCGATTGTTCGATCCCCAGATGGAATTGCTCTGGCGATCTCACGAAAGCCATCAACAGCTGTCGCGAGCCCCTCATACATGACCAGAGGCTCATCTTGTTTCCAGAACGTCTCTCCCTTGTTTGTGGTCCGGTAGCCTTCAGGGGTGCTCTCGAGTAAGTCGACAGACTCGAGAAAGGAGAGATTCCGCTTGACAGTGCCCGCTGCTCCAGCGGGTGTGTTTTCGAGTATCCAATTTATGAGATCTGCTTCAGTGGGTTCGTGTTCGGATACAAACTGGAGAGTCAAGCAGAGATATTGAACTCGATCATCGACGCCACCGAAAAACCGCTCAGTGGTCATTCGTGTGGGAGTTCGTTCCGTCGACGACCCATCCGAAGACGGTGGTTCCGAGTCCTCAGTGACCAATACCTCCCCAGGAGAGAACTCGTCAGGGAGGAAAACTCGCCCGTTGTCAGCGTCCAACGGAAGATTCAGTGCCTTCTGGAGGAACGGAACTGCTGCTGAACTTCGCCACATCTCCGTGAGCTCCAAGAACTGATCTCGGTCCAGTTCTCCAGTTCGTTGGAGTTCGTCCCATGCGGTCTCCCAGTGTTTCCGCTGAATATCTTTCCAGTGGTCGGCCTCGGTCGCTCTGCTATGAAACCGGATCGAGTCCCGACTCTCGTTATACTGTACGTCGTTCTCATTCCCATGGCTGAACGTTTCTACGCACTCGATTTCTTGTGCCCGCCGAACAAGTATTGGCCAAACCTCGTCAAATGAATCCATATACGAAGGCGAGTCTCATTGAACTTGATACTACCCGTCAATCAGGAGATGAACCTCAGATTCTTCGTGAGCCCGAGAAGGAAAAATAGGTTAAGCGTTACGCATACTGCAGTTGATCGAGTTCCTCTACTGCAAGTTCTGATCGGCTTTCAACGGCCTTTTTCCATTTCTGGAGGTACTGCATATTCTTCCGAGGGCTTACGTGGGGTGAGGTACGATACGGCCCAACGAAAGAAGAGAAATCATCGTCAATAGATTGTAGAACGTCTTCTAAGCGGTGTTCTTCGACTAAGCGCGAATGGTTCCAGCGCATCGCTACCCGATGCTTTTTCAGTATTGGTTTGAGAACCTGATCTTCGTCCTGATCGTAATCGACTAGATCATACCAGTCGTCAAAGTGTCGCTCGCAGACATCACAACTACAGGTTGGTGCACCCGCCCGATTCATCACGTCAACTGTAGCGTCGATTTTTAGGAAGTCTTTCAGTTGATCCACATAATACCGTCCTGGTAAGCCCCCACCCCCAGAATACTCGGTTTTCTCTTTAAACTCTTCATCAAAAAGAGAAGAAAACGAAGTACCACGAAGTCCAAAGTATGCAAGCAAGTTTGAGAAAAAGTCTCCGTAGTAGAAGTGGGGTTTGACTCCAGACTTGTGTATGTCATACACGTACTCGATCAGGTTGGTGTATTCGCTCTGCGTTGTCTCATACTTGTTCAAATCCTCGAATAACAGAAAGCACTCGGAGACATCGAACTCCTCTAAAAGTTCAATCAAGAGTCTTTTCTTGGTTGCATCGCCAATGAATCGGGTAGTAGTGTACAAACAGGGCTTCAGAGGAAGAGTGGATTCTTGTTCCGCATAGTTGATTATTTTACGAGCGATCTCGATATCCTCGACCTTTTCGATTCTGTGAACCCAGGGAATCACTGCTTTCGGCTGGACGTCACGGGGAGTAATCGTGAGATCCTCGTACTTTCCAACGTCTGCCTCTAGCCGATCATAGACAAAATTCTCCTGGTAGTCTACTATCGATCTCGTAATCTCTCGGAGAATGTCGTCAGAGAGTTCTCGAGCATTCGCATTTGAACGCCTCTCTAAGACGGTCTCAAGCGGGTCCCCAAGAATATCGACATAAATTCTATGCCACCCCCTGATATTCCCCTCATCATCTCTGAAGTTATTCCCAATTCGGAAGTCCGAAATCATTGGATCGATATAATACGTAAACCCTTGATCGTTGGCCATCTCGGAGAGGAGTTGAGGCACGGCTTTCCTGGAATATGCTAATAGATGAGCCTGGATTAAGACAGAATCGTAATATTTGGGATCGCTCTCGATTAAATTGCGATCATTGAGGTTTTTGTACCGGAGCGTCGTTTCGAACTTCATTAATTACTAAATCTATAACTATTTCTCTGTCACATAATTGTTGTGGCTCGACAATAGGACCAGACAATACATGGATCCGATCTCCAACGCTCATTAATCCAATTGGTAGATCAGAGACACGCTCAATAAGCGGTTCAGAAATATTGTGTTCCCACACTGCTAAAAATGCGTAATCTACGAGACTGGCATCCCGATGTGCCTGTTCCACACCGCGTGTTACGTTTTTCGACTTCATTTCAATCGCAACTGTAGTCCCCCGTTTTACTGCAAGAACGTCGATTGGATAGCTAAAAATGCGTTTTTCAGTTGCAAATTCGAAGTCGTGGCTCTGTAGATAATCTGTGATAATACCTAGTTGGTATTTTTCTGGAATGTAGTGATCGTGTTGTTCCTCCATTGACTCCGCCCAGCGCTCAGTATAGTGACATTCGATAGATTCTGACTGCAAGGTCAGTCACCCTCCGCGAATAGATCTTGTTTTATTTTTGACTCTGTAGCAAAGTCTGGGTACTCTTGATAGACATACCGTAGGAGGTCTTGCAGCGTCATTTTATTATATTCCTGGATCATGTCCTCTAGTTCGTTTCGGTGTTCTGGTTCGAGAATTTCCACGAGCTGCGAGGCGATTTTCTCACCTTTTGGTGTGATCTCGAATTTCTTGTTTGTGAGATCGGCCTTGAGGGCGTCCATACCTGTTGGGTTCGAAATGTCTTCAGCCTCGATAGCGTCTAACTGCATAAGAAATTGCAGTTCTTCATACACATTTTCTGAGAATGGGCCCATCTTATATGGGGCGAAATTAAAAGAAACCTCTTGTTCGTAATTTTCGAAAAATCGTGATTCCTGTTCAATCAGAAATAACAATTTCTGAACCTTTGTCACACCTCGGACTGTCTTTCCAAAGTAGAATAAGATGAAGACTACGTCGGTCCTCCTATCAATCTCATCGATACGAGGCATTGACTACGATATCCCTCTTTGACTATTTGGTTGTTCCGTCTGATTGATTCTCTATAGTCCCCTGGGAAAGAGACCTGATTTGATGGTCGTCGACCTGTTGAATCGCATCTTCAAGTGTTAAATCTTGACTCTCCGCGACCTCGTGAGCTAGCATAACCGCCCGCTTTTCACGATCATCATCACAGTCCCATTGAGCGTATCTAACAAGTGCATCAACGACAAGTAGGCAGTCTTGCGGGTCCCAATCATCTGGGTACTGAAGGTACATCACCACCTTTAGTTGCGTGATTTGTTATAAATCTCAGAACTGCGGCGTGAATTTGATAAGCGGTTTTTCCTGACAGCCATTACTGGTATCACATACTAAGGACTCATTATGATAATAAACATATGAATATCTTTGAGAAGTGAATAATTGTGAGTACCTTACCAGCGATAGCGGCGGTCCAGTTAGCATCGAGGACATTATGATGATTGAATCTCCCAAATAAAGAAGGCGAAATGTAGGTTATGCAGCTTTTGTTCTTAAGACGGGGAGTCATATCTCAGAGCAAAGCATTTACCACTCACCGTGCTAAGCTAAGGTAAGAGTAGTACAGATAATCAAGTAGAAGTGCAGACCATCGAGCTCACCAACCATGATCGCCAAACGCGTCCTTCCACTAGCGCTACTCCACGCCGCTGATGGGCGGATAAAGGGAAAAACTCGCTTCCAGAAACTAGCCTTTCTGGCTGATCAGCGACTGGAGGAGAAAGGGATTGATCCATATGAATTTATCCCGTACGACTATGGACCCTTCAGTAAGGACCTCCAAGAAGAGATTGAATACTTGGAAAAAGAAGGGCTAATAGAGATTACTCAAAGTCGCACCTACGGTGGTGGCACTCGATATGATTATAAATTAACTAGTGTTGGCCAAAGACGGTCCGACAAAAACTTCCCATCACAGGAAGAGGTTGACGATCTCACCATAATCGGTGAACCAGAAGAAGAACAAGAGCGGTTACGAGAACTGTACAGAATTTCATGGAACGTAGTCAAGGAGTTCAATGACATCCCCATATCCAATCTTATTGACCATGTGTACACCGAATATCCATCATATGCGAAAAATAGTGTCCTAAACTGAACCACCTATTTCTCCTTCTCCTGGATATAATAGTAGAGGTACGCTCCTCTTTGTGTTATAGTGTGGATCTCCTCTTGAGAGAGATATCTACTATAAACCCCTTCCCAGTAACTTTGTTTTGTATGCCTGTGAAATTTTAATATATAATTCCGAGTACGAAGTATGTAATTATCCTCTGGGCCAGGAGGGTCCGGTTCAAGTTCAGGAAACTGGACTCGCGCAATATCTTGATAGTGGTGATAACTCATACCAAGAAACTCTGGATCTCCGCTTTCTGTTTCTTGTCTTGCACCAAAAAGTAGAACATCAGCATCTTCTGATGGGGAACCTATCCGATAGAGCCTCCCATGTATCTTATCACCATTTACCGTAACTACCTCAAGGGGATCATACGGTTCAGATTGTCTAACTGCCGTCTCCCAGGGCTGCTGTAGGTCCTTTTCTGAAGATTGGGGTGTGTCTGACCTTACGCGTACAATAGTTCCTGACAGGTATGCTATGATATACCCCAGTAGAGATTGTGCTAATACTATCCCCAGCAGGAGGGTGGCGGAAAAATTTGATAATGAACTAACTGTCACTTCATCAGGATTGATTCCTACGGCAGATGGTACACAAAAGTATAAAGAGAGGATTGAACTGATGGGGTAACAAGAGTCACCCGAGAGATCTATTCTAAACATTAATAGTGCTATAAACATCAACACCGATCCAAACGTCAATGTGATAAATATCTTATTTATCCTAGTGAACGTGTCCAGTTGAACAGTAGCGTCCAAATAGCCTCGTAAGGCGACATAGCCAGGAACTATAATGAATAGCAGAATGACAATATTTAATCCAAGCGACACCATAGATGTAGGTCTCTGAGTAGTATTTCGAATACATATTACTTTATGCTTTGTAATTGCTATTCAGTGATTTACTACTAGTCACGTGCGATGATAAACCGAAGAGAAAGGTT
Above is a genomic segment from Natrononativus amylolyticus containing:
- a CDS encoding type II toxin-antitoxin system antitoxin SocA domain-containing protein codes for the protein MTKVQKLLFLIEQESRFFENYEQEVSFNFAPYKMGPFSENVYEELQFLMQLDAIEAEDISNPTGMDALKADLTNKKFEITPKGEKIASQLVEILEPEHRNELEDMIQEYNKMTLQDLLRYVYQEYPDFATESKIKQDLFAEGD
- a CDS encoding HNH endonuclease → MDSFDEVWPILVRRAQEIECVETFSHGNENDVQYNESRDSIRFHSRATEADHWKDIQRKHWETAWDELQRTGELDRDQFLELTEMWRSSAAVPFLQKALNLPLDADNGRVFLPDEFSPGEVLVTEDSEPPSSDGSSTERTPTRMTTERFFGGVDDRVQYLCLTLQFVSEHEPTEADLINWILENTPAGAAGTVKRNLSFLESVDLLESTPEGYRTTNKGETFWKQDEPLVMYEGLATAVDGFREIARAIPSGDRTIEEIQHQLRRAYPDHKLPKGVVTKHLDWLESLELVTKEDGVYSIPIEGGNFEVGERYSRWFIHDVLKGERYKGIATPSELPLIFIFTGDAGRTYGYEDMFLEGDRFLYTGEGTEGDMTMDDGNKALRDHRENGESIHLFENTDMPWIVTYLGEYEYVTHRIDTLPDEHDNPRDAFRFELAPVGGTEIEIEGGTPRSLSDSELFAKAKQSSPSGSGGSGGSGGSRSYPRSEYVREFALRTADGVCQGCGEDAPFVSTSGKPFLEVHHLTRLSDGGPDDPENVIALCPNCHRRRHEGRDGDAFNRELREKARRRNERYL
- a CDS encoding type I restriction-modification enzyme R subunit C-terminal domain-containing protein, coding for MLPEEESRAEIDKMLESAGWEIQDYGDHNLGANNGHVAIREYQIGIDAADYMLFLDRQAVGVIEAKPKGTTLSGVEEQSKRYAESFPERLNPVESPLPFVYESTSVETYFRDLRDVESRSRELFWFHKPEELRELLNREDTLRNQLRRLPKLEQGNLRDAQFEAIQELEKSLAGGRPRSLIQMATGSGKTYMAVEECYRLIKHANAKRILFLVDRKNLGKNADTEFQQFDTPAGRKFTEEYNVQRFQTGHIDPASKVCISTIQRMYSILQGEEVEEEQGERSQFEEEDDDEEQREVEYNPDVPITEFDFIIIDECHRSIYNKWRQVLDYFDAFLIGLTATPAKHTLGFFNQNLVTEYSQARAVADRVNVGYDVYSIRTRATEEGDTLEAGYTVGKRDTLTREEMWEQLDDTMEYRPTQLDRDVVKPDQIRTVMESFRDNLTSMFPGRDQAVPKTLVFAKNDSHADDIVRISREVFGKGNDFCKKITYKSMADPENLISEFRNSYNPRIAVSVDMISTGTDIKPLECLIFLRDVKSRTYFEQMKGRGTRTIDSNDLQQVTPDAEHKTRFVLVDAVGVTETDKTDSEPLDREPSASFEDVLEEVSLNPDPDDDTLSTLAERLSRMDKVLEDEQRRVLEQRGDASLNTMINDLLTATNRDAQLESAREQFDTDDPSDEQIEEARGELVEQAKQHFDDSGFRETLTEIKKQNIQYIDPTADEVIEFEAEPEKSMNAEQTVDRFREFIEDNKDEIAALEIIYNQPHRRKELTYETIRELADTLTAPPYNLRTEEVWEAYEQLESSRVAGKSEKQLLTDIISIIRFEMGESDQLEPFGQTVEERFEAWLADRSDSFSRHQLEWLDMMKDHIATSAAMEKSDLQLEPFNQRGGLYRAHEVFDDVDSVIEELNQELVA